One part of the uncultured Bacteroides sp. genome encodes these proteins:
- the cysK gene encoding cysteine synthase A, which translates to MTKIANKLTDLIGNTPLLKLSAYMEKYNSRANVLGKLEYFNPAGSVKDRTALSMIEDAEARGVLKPGATIIEPTSGNTGVGLAMVASVKKYKLILTMPETMSIERRNLLKAYGAKIELTPGIEGMKGAICKAEELKASIPGSFIPQQFENPSNTEIHKRTTAEEIWRDTDGQVAVFVAGVGTGGTVCGVGETLKKYNPDVYVVAVQPASAPMLTEGEWNPHRIQGIGANFVPKIYNPANVDEVFSVPDNEAIRAGRELAQTEGLLVGISSGAAAYAARMIAQRPEFAGKMVVALLPDTGERYLSTEEFAFETYPLD; encoded by the coding sequence ATGACTAAGATAGCGAACAAACTCACAGACTTGATAGGCAATACTCCCCTGTTAAAACTGTCTGCTTATATGGAAAAATACAATTCCAGAGCGAATGTTCTTGGAAAACTGGAGTATTTTAATCCTGCGGGAAGTGTGAAAGATCGTACTGCTCTTTCAATGATTGAAGATGCAGAAGCGCGTGGGGTGCTTAAACCGGGTGCAACAATTATTGAACCAACCAGTGGTAACACCGGTGTTGGTCTTGCAATGGTTGCTTCAGTGAAGAAGTACAAACTAATTCTTACTATGCCCGAAACAATGAGCATTGAACGCCGTAACTTATTGAAGGCTTACGGTGCAAAAATAGAATTAACACCGGGTATTGAAGGAATGAAAGGGGCTATCTGTAAGGCTGAAGAACTGAAAGCTAGTATTCCGGGTTCTTTTATTCCGCAACAATTTGAAAATCCATCCAATACGGAAATACATAAACGTACAACTGCCGAAGAAATTTGGAGAGATACCGATGGACAGGTGGCAGTATTTGTTGCTGGAGTGGGCACAGGCGGTACGGTTTGTGGCGTTGGCGAAACACTTAAGAAGTATAACCCAGATGTGTATGTCGTAGCAGTTCAGCCGGCATCAGCTCCTATGCTCACAGAAGGAGAATGGAATCCTCACCGCATTCAGGGAATTGGTGCAAACTTTGTTCCAAAGATTTATAATCCTGCAAATGTTGACGAGGTATTTTCGGTTCCCGATAATGAAGCAATTCGTGCAGGCCGTGAATTAGCCCAAACAGAAGGATTGCTCGTTGGAATATCTTCCGGAGCTGCCGCTTATGCTGCCAGAATGATTGCTCAACGCCCCGAATTTGCTGGAAAAATGGTTGTTGCTTTATTACCCGATACTGGCGAACGCTACTTGTCGACAGAAGAGTTTGCTTTCGAAACTTATCCACTGGATTAA
- a CDS encoding cation diffusion facilitator family transporter, whose protein sequence is MAHNHEHQHSHAIESLNKAFIIGIVLNLSFVLIEFGAGFYYDSLGLLSDAGHNLGDVASLFLALLAFRLARVKASPKYTYGYKKSTVLVSLLNAVILLVAVGAILIESLEKIKNPRPVEGSAIAWVAGIGVFINAFTAMLFMKNKEKDLNVKGAYLHMAADAFVSVGVLASGMIISGTGWYIIDPIIGITVAIAILISTWNLLHESVRLSLDGVPVNISSNDIKELISDIAEVKSIHHMHIWALSTTENAMTAHIVVSNLDMMEELKLQIKERLKEAGICHVTLEFETEQVCCDSNYCI, encoded by the coding sequence ATGGCTCATAATCACGAACATCAGCATAGCCATGCTATTGAATCTTTAAATAAAGCATTTATAATTGGCATAGTATTGAATCTCTCTTTTGTATTAATTGAATTTGGAGCCGGATTTTACTATGACTCATTAGGTTTGCTCTCTGATGCCGGTCATAATCTGGGCGATGTTGCCAGTTTATTTCTTGCCTTGCTTGCATTCCGTTTAGCCAGAGTAAAAGCAAGTCCTAAATATACTTATGGATATAAGAAAAGTACTGTACTTGTTTCATTGCTGAATGCAGTAATCTTGCTCGTTGCCGTTGGAGCAATCCTTATTGAAAGTCTTGAAAAAATCAAGAATCCTCGTCCGGTAGAAGGTAGTGCTATTGCTTGGGTAGCCGGGATCGGTGTGTTTATCAATGCCTTTACAGCCATGCTCTTTATGAAAAACAAAGAAAAAGATCTGAATGTAAAAGGAGCCTACCTGCACATGGCTGCCGATGCATTCGTTTCTGTTGGGGTATTAGCATCGGGAATGATTATTTCCGGTACCGGATGGTACATTATAGACCCTATTATTGGTATAACTGTAGCCATCGCGATACTAATTTCTACTTGGAACCTGCTTCACGAAAGTGTTCGTCTTTCATTGGATGGTGTTCCTGTTAATATCAGCAGCAATGATATAAAGGAACTCATTTCGGATATTGCCGAAGTTAAAAGCATCCATCATATGCACATCTGGGCACTGAGCACTACGGAAAATGCTATGACTGCTCATATTGTTGTATCCAATCTTGATATGATGGAGGAATTAAAGCTGCAAATAAAAGAGAGACTCAAAGAAGCGGGAATTTGCCACGTTACTTTGGAGTTTGAAACCGAACAGGTATGTTGTGACAGCAATTATTGCATATAA
- a CDS encoding outer membrane beta-barrel protein — protein sequence MKFKFLSFFLAVCMVNVSAQEKSESSNMAVSHCKISYNVSADNESQTTNLLEILQKYPMIAVDGLGQMTLNGVPDFGLSIDGKFFSIQSSLTADILKSIPAKTVDKVEILTNPSSALIAECSGGVINIVTKKQTINGTDVSLGLNATTLGLLGGDASFNTKYKGLTLNGTYSYDFDNYSKSAITTVAYNGLQTNETKIHPEKLHRANVNAFYQLTKSDGMGVAFNLFSNPAKFPFESVLTHPQFYFYRKDNSTEDITPSYYNISAYYAHLFSPNGTKLSLTYSYDSQPITDDYFCEGVMNSDDQVSNLFLYSNEKNNQKRQDAMLDFVLPFALHHEISIGGRYSWLKKNDSYNYLETRNSEKLLYGESGFKKNFERWYTYLQYQFHSNNFQLTAAVRTEQNQPLSWMIYDDDIINILPSLNLSYAFNKSSIIRADYHSHLASFLWMSNSSLLSLLYDQQNVSSYNDRRSHFFHLGYSKVASKFNFLLDANYIYGGDRTGKVKEYIPSPSDTPVFVFAVWDQLCFQKTLISATASYQFSKAMKLQLVATGGYSDEDYMELRSKLTKTGFDGSLVASSWFNFSDGYMLNVNGGYYFPRKSVPLDSYNNYFYRVRASKNFLKDKLTVAIFANDFITRKKDVKQQDFNKNDIKLKTTGREFGLSMVYHFSLR from the coding sequence ATGAAATTTAAATTCTTATCTTTTTTCCTTGCTGTATGCATGGTTAATGTTTCTGCTCAAGAGAAATCTGAATCTTCAAATATGGCGGTGTCTCACTGTAAGATATCTTATAATGTAAGTGCGGATAACGAATCGCAAACCACCAATCTTCTGGAAATTCTTCAAAAATACCCGATGATAGCTGTAGATGGCTTAGGACAAATGACATTAAACGGTGTACCTGATTTTGGATTGAGCATTGACGGTAAATTCTTTTCTATACAATCATCTTTAACTGCCGATATTCTTAAAAGCATTCCAGCCAAAACGGTAGATAAGGTTGAAATATTAACCAATCCTTCATCAGCTCTGATAGCGGAATGTTCGGGAGGGGTAATTAATATTGTGACAAAGAAGCAGACAATAAACGGAACAGATGTGTCTTTAGGTCTTAACGCTACAACGCTAGGTCTTTTAGGTGGCGATGCTTCCTTTAACACCAAGTATAAAGGGCTGACGTTGAACGGAACATATTCTTATGATTTTGATAACTATAGCAAAAGTGCAATAACCACTGTAGCATATAATGGATTACAAACTAATGAAACAAAAATCCATCCAGAAAAGCTGCATCGTGCAAATGTGAATGCTTTTTATCAGCTGACCAAAAGTGATGGTATGGGAGTAGCTTTTAATTTGTTTAGTAACCCTGCAAAGTTCCCTTTTGAATCAGTTTTGACGCATCCTCAGTTTTATTTTTATAGAAAGGATAATTCTACAGAAGATATTACTCCTTCTTATTATAATATATCGGCATACTATGCTCATTTATTCTCCCCAAATGGAACAAAACTTTCATTGACTTATTCTTATGATAGCCAGCCTATAACAGATGATTATTTTTGTGAAGGTGTAATGAATAGCGATGATCAGGTATCTAACTTGTTTTTATATTCCAATGAAAAGAATAATCAAAAAAGACAAGATGCAATGCTTGATTTTGTTTTGCCTTTTGCTCTACATCATGAAATTAGTATTGGAGGAAGGTATAGTTGGCTAAAAAAGAATGATTCTTACAACTATTTAGAAACACGTAATTCTGAAAAACTATTATATGGTGAAAGTGGCTTTAAAAAAAACTTTGAAAGGTGGTATACTTACCTTCAGTATCAGTTCCATAGTAATAATTTTCAGCTTACTGCTGCAGTGAGAACAGAACAAAATCAGCCTTTATCATGGATGATTTACGACGATGATATCATAAATATCCTTCCATCCTTGAATTTATCGTATGCCTTTAATAAGAGTTCTATTATAAGGGCCGATTATCATTCTCACTTAGCTTCTTTTTTGTGGATGAGTAATTCAAGTCTTTTATCTCTTTTGTATGATCAACAAAATGTTTCTTCATATAATGACCGCAGATCTCACTTCTTCCACTTAGGCTATAGTAAAGTAGCTTCAAAATTTAATTTCTTACTGGATGCTAATTATATTTATGGTGGAGACAGGACAGGAAAAGTAAAAGAATATATTCCTTCACCATCAGATACTCCTGTATTTGTCTTTGCTGTGTGGGATCAGTTATGCTTTCAGAAAACATTAATATCAGCAACGGCTTCTTATCAATTCTCAAAAGCAATGAAACTTCAACTGGTTGCAACTGGTGGTTATTCCGATGAGGATTACATGGAATTGCGCAGCAAACTAACAAAAACGGGCTTTGATGGTAGCTTGGTGGCAAGTAGTTGGTTTAACTTTTCTGATGGTTATATGCTGAATGTAAATGGAGGGTATTATTTCCCACGGAAGTCGGTTCCACTAGATAGTTATAATAACTACTTTTACCGGGTACGGGCGTCAAAGAATTTCTTGAAAGATAAACTAACAGTGGCAATCTTTGCCAATGATTTTATAACAAGAAAGAAGGACGTGAAGCAACAGGATTTTAATAAAAATGATATAAAACTAAAAACGACAGGAAGGGAATTCGGTCTGTCAATGGTCTATCATTTTTCTCTTCGGTAG
- the leuB gene encoding 3-isopropylmalate dehydrogenase — protein sequence MKLNIAVLPGDGIGPEVVEQALNATIAICEKFNHELSYKHALVGACAIDETGNPYPDATHELCMQSDAVLFGAIGAPKYDNDPSATVRPEQGLLAMRKNLGLFANIRPVTTFPSLVHKSPLRADLIEGADFMCIRELTGGLYFGRPQGRSEDGNTAYDTCVYSRYEIERIVRLAFEYAMQRRKKLTVVDKANILATSRLWREVAREISKDFPEVETEYLFVDNAAMRMIQWPKSFDVMVTENMFGDILTDEGSVITGSMGLLPSASIGAHTSVFEPIHGSYPQAAGKNIANPLATILSAAMMLEYAFGLKEEAELITKAVAASMDANVVTEDIASEGVKPSSTSEVGQWIVNYIKAN from the coding sequence ATGAAATTAAATATTGCAGTCCTTCCCGGCGACGGAATCGGTCCCGAGGTTGTAGAACAAGCGTTGAACGCAACAATTGCCATTTGCGAAAAGTTTAATCACGAATTAAGTTACAAACATGCTTTGGTAGGAGCATGTGCCATTGATGAAACAGGAAATCCTTATCCTGATGCTACTCATGAGCTTTGTATGCAGAGCGATGCTGTATTGTTCGGAGCTATTGGCGCGCCGAAATACGATAATGACCCAAGTGCTACTGTACGTCCTGAACAAGGTTTGCTGGCTATGCGTAAAAATCTGGGATTGTTTGCCAATATTCGTCCGGTAACTACTTTCCCTTCACTTGTTCATAAATCACCACTTCGTGCTGATCTTATTGAAGGTGCCGATTTTATGTGCATCCGCGAATTAACAGGTGGACTTTACTTCGGTCGTCCTCAGGGAAGAAGCGAAGATGGTAACACAGCTTATGATACATGTGTTTACAGTCGTTACGAAATAGAACGTATTGTTCGTCTGGCTTTTGAGTATGCAATGCAACGCCGTAAGAAACTTACTGTTGTTGATAAAGCAAATATTCTTGCAACTTCTCGTTTGTGGCGCGAAGTAGCCCGTGAAATCTCTAAAGATTTCCCTGAAGTAGAGACAGAATACTTGTTTGTAGACAATGCAGCAATGCGTATGATTCAGTGGCCAAAAAGCTTCGATGTAATGGTAACCGAAAATATGTTTGGAGATATCCTTACCGACGAAGGTTCTGTAATTACGGGCTCAATGGGATTACTTCCTTCTGCTTCAATTGGTGCTCACACTTCTGTGTTCGAACCTATTCACGGTTCTTATCCACAGGCAGCAGGCAAGAATATTGCTAATCCGCTTGCTACAATTCTTTCCGCAGCAATGATGTTGGAATATGCATTTGGTTTGAAAGAAGAAGCTGAATTAATCACCAAAGCCGTTGCAGCTTCAATGGATGCAAATGTTGTAACTGAAGATATTGCTAGCGAAGGTGTAAAACCGTCATCAACTTCTGAAGTTGGACAGTGGATTGTAAATTATATCAAGGCTAATTAA
- a CDS encoding alpha-isopropylmalate synthase regulatory domain-containing protein: MGKQMRIEILDTTLRDGEQTSGVSFVAQEKLMIARLLLEELKVDRIEVASARVSEGELESVKMISAWAARRGLLDRVEVLGFVDGMDSLNWIREAGCRVINLLCKGSLKHCQLQLRKTPEEHIANITDVVLNAEKMGISVNVYLEDWSNGMQHSPKYVTQLMDALIKLPIKRFMLPDTLGILNPLQTLEYMRKMVKRYPNVHFDFHAHNDYDLAVANVLAAVISGAKGLHTTINGLGERAGNAPLSSVQAILKDHFNAETSIVEDRLNDISRIVESYSGIAIPANKPIIGENVFTQVAGVHADGDSKSNLYYNDLLPERFGRVREYALGKTSGKANIRKNLETLGLELDEESMKKVMERIIELGDRKELVTQEDLPYIISDVLKHSSANSKVKLLDYFLTLTSGLKPVATLKISVNGKEYEETSSGDGQYDAFMRALRKVYKNTLGRKFPMLINYAVSIPPGGRTDAFVQTIITWKNNDRVFRTKGLDADQTEAAIKATVKMLNIIEEEY; encoded by the coding sequence CTGGGAAAGCAAATGAGAATAGAGATATTAGACACAACGCTTCGTGATGGTGAGCAAACGAGTGGGGTTTCTTTTGTAGCACAAGAGAAACTCATGATAGCTCGTTTGTTGCTTGAAGAGCTGAAAGTGGATCGTATCGAGGTTGCTTCTGCAAGAGTCTCGGAAGGAGAACTCGAATCGGTGAAGATGATTTCTGCCTGGGCTGCCCGCCGAGGACTTCTCGATCGTGTGGAAGTGTTGGGATTTGTAGATGGAATGGATTCTTTGAACTGGATACGCGAAGCCGGATGCCGGGTAATCAATCTTCTTTGCAAAGGATCATTGAAACATTGTCAGCTGCAACTTCGGAAAACACCCGAAGAGCATATCGCCAATATAACAGACGTGGTGCTTAATGCCGAAAAGATGGGAATTAGTGTTAATGTTTATTTGGAGGACTGGAGCAATGGCATGCAACATTCGCCCAAATATGTTACCCAACTAATGGATGCATTGATCAAACTCCCTATTAAACGCTTCATGCTACCCGATACGCTTGGTATTCTCAATCCTTTGCAGACATTGGAATACATGCGTAAGATGGTAAAGCGTTACCCTAACGTGCATTTTGATTTTCATGCGCATAATGATTATGACCTTGCAGTTGCCAATGTATTGGCTGCAGTTATCTCGGGCGCAAAGGGACTTCATACCACGATAAACGGATTGGGAGAAAGAGCTGGTAATGCTCCACTCTCGAGTGTGCAGGCCATCTTGAAGGATCACTTTAATGCCGAAACTTCCATTGTGGAAGATCGGTTGAATGATATAAGCAGGATAGTTGAATCTTACTCTGGCATTGCCATTCCAGCTAATAAACCTATCATTGGTGAGAACGTATTTACTCAGGTGGCCGGCGTACATGCGGATGGCGATTCAAAGAGCAATCTCTATTATAATGATCTTTTGCCCGAACGCTTTGGACGTGTTCGTGAATATGCTTTGGGAAAAACTTCAGGGAAGGCTAATATTCGTAAGAATTTAGAAACTTTGGGATTGGAACTCGATGAAGAATCCATGAAGAAAGTAATGGAACGGATTATTGAACTGGGAGACCGAAAGGAACTGGTTACACAGGAAGATTTACCTTACATTATTTCTGATGTATTGAAACACAGCTCGGCAAATAGCAAAGTGAAGTTGCTCGACTATTTCCTTACTCTGACCAGTGGGCTTAAACCGGTAGCAACCTTGAAAATATCCGTTAATGGAAAGGAATACGAAGAAACATCCTCGGGAGATGGTCAGTATGATGCATTTATGCGGGCTTTGCGTAAAGTTTATAAAAATACGTTGGGCAGAAAATTCCCAATGTTGATAAACTATGCCGTGAGTATTCCTCCGGGTGGACGTACAGATGCGTTTGTGCAAACCATAATTACCTGGAAAAATAACGATAGGGTGTTCCGTACAAAAGGACTGGATGCCGACCAGACTGAGGCTGCTATTAAAGCCACAGTGAAAATGCTGAATATTATAGAAGAAGAATATTAA
- the leuD gene encoding 3-isopropylmalate dehydratase small subunit, with translation MKEKFNITTSTCVPLPLENVDTDQIIPARFLKATTKEGFGDNLFRDWRYDKQGNPIETFVLNNPTYSGKILVAGKNFGSGSSREHAAWAIAGYGFRIVVSSFFADIFKNNALNNFVLPVVVSDKFLAELFASIKEDAKTEVEVDLPNQTITNKATGKSEQFQINTYKKHCLMNGLDDIDYLLSNKDKIEAWESK, from the coding sequence ATGAAAGAAAAATTTAATATAACTACCAGTACTTGTGTTCCACTTCCTCTTGAAAATGTGGACACTGACCAAATTATTCCTGCACGTTTCTTAAAAGCTACAACTAAAGAAGGTTTCGGAGATAATCTTTTCCGTGACTGGAGATATGATAAGCAAGGAAATCCGATAGAGACATTTGTTCTTAACAACCCAACTTATTCTGGAAAAATATTAGTTGCCGGAAAGAACTTCGGTTCCGGATCAAGTCGTGAACATGCAGCATGGGCTATTGCAGGATATGGTTTCCGTATTGTTGTGAGCAGTTTCTTTGCAGATATCTTTAAGAATAATGCACTGAACAACTTTGTACTTCCGGTTGTTGTTTCCGATAAATTCCTGGCAGAACTATTTGCTTCTATCAAGGAAGATGCAAAAACAGAAGTTGAAGTTGATCTGCCGAATCAAACCATTACCAATAAAGCTACAGGTAAAAGCGAACAATTCCAGATCAATACTTATAAGAAGCATTGTCTGATGAATGGTTTAGATGATATTGATTACCTGCTGAGCAATAAAGATAAAATAGAAGCCTGGGAAAGCAAATGA
- the leuC gene encoding 3-isopropylmalate dehydratase large subunit, giving the protein MKTLFDKIWDAHVVSTVEDGPTQLYIDRLYCHEVTSPQAFSGMRDRGLKCFRPEKIFCMPDHNIPTLNQDKEIVDPISRNQVAALDKNAKDFGLNYFGIGHKKNGIIHVVGPENGLTLPGMTIVCGDSHTSTHGAMGAIAFGIGTSEVEMVMASQCVLQSRPKTMRITVDGKLSKGVTAKDIALYIIAKMTTGGATGYFVEYAGEAVKDLTMEGRLTLCNLSIEMGARGGMIAPDEKTIEYIKGREYAPKGEAWDKAVEYWKTLKSDSDAVFDKEITFKAEDIEPMITYGTNPGMGLGITSNIPTIESVPEAGRISYAKSLEYMGFKAGDSMLGKKIDYVFLGSCTNGRIEDFREFTSFVKGKKKAANVVAWLVPGSWAVDQQIREEGLDKILNEAGFELRQPGCSACLAMNEDKVPAGKYSVSTSNRNFEGRQGPGARTLLASPLVAAAAAITGEITDPRVLMA; this is encoded by the coding sequence ATGAAAACATTGTTCGACAAGATTTGGGACGCACACGTTGTAAGTACGGTAGAAGATGGTCCTACTCAATTATATATTGACAGACTTTACTGTCATGAGGTAACAAGTCCGCAGGCTTTCTCGGGAATGAGAGATCGCGGGTTAAAATGTTTCCGTCCGGAAAAGATTTTTTGCATGCCCGATCATAATATTCCTACATTAAATCAGGATAAAGAAATTGTTGATCCTATTTCACGCAATCAGGTTGCTGCGTTAGATAAGAACGCAAAAGATTTTGGTCTGAACTATTTTGGAATAGGACACAAGAAAAATGGTATTATCCATGTAGTAGGTCCGGAAAATGGTTTGACTCTTCCTGGTATGACTATTGTTTGTGGAGACTCTCACACCTCTACTCACGGAGCTATGGGAGCTATTGCGTTTGGTATTGGTACATCGGAAGTTGAGATGGTAATGGCATCACAATGTGTTCTTCAGTCTCGTCCGAAAACAATGCGTATTACTGTAGATGGTAAATTAAGCAAAGGAGTAACAGCTAAGGATATTGCTCTTTATATCATTGCAAAGATGACAACTGGTGGAGCTACCGGATATTTTGTGGAATATGCCGGAGAAGCAGTGAAAGATCTAACAATGGAAGGACGTCTTACACTTTGCAATCTTTCTATTGAAATGGGTGCTCGTGGTGGAATGATTGCTCCTGATGAAAAAACAATTGAATATATTAAAGGTAGAGAATATGCTCCTAAAGGTGAAGCTTGGGATAAAGCTGTTGAATACTGGAAAACATTGAAGAGCGATTCGGATGCAGTATTTGATAAGGAAATTACTTTCAAGGCTGAAGATATTGAACCAATGATTACTTATGGAACAAATCCAGGTATGGGGTTGGGCATTACTTCAAATATTCCAACTATTGAAAGTGTTCCCGAAGCCGGAAGAATTTCTTATGCTAAATCTTTAGAATATATGGGTTTCAAAGCCGGTGATTCAATGCTTGGCAAGAAGATTGATTATGTATTTCTAGGTAGCTGTACAAACGGACGTATTGAAGATTTTCGTGAATTCACCTCTTTCGTTAAGGGAAAGAAAAAAGCTGCAAACGTGGTAGCTTGGTTAGTTCCGGGTTCATGGGCAGTAGATCAGCAGATTCGTGAAGAAGGTCTTGATAAAATTTTAAACGAAGCAGGTTTCGAACTTCGTCAACCAGGCTGTTCTGCTTGTTTGGCAATGAACGAAGATAAAGTTCCGGCAGGTAAATATTCAGTATCTACATCAAACCGTAATTTTGAAGGACGTCAGGGACCAGGTGCCCGTACCCTTTTGGCTAGTCCGCTTGTTGCGGCAGCTGCAGCAATTACCGGAGAAATAACCGATCCACGAGTATTAATGGCTTAA
- the sppA gene encoding signal peptide peptidase SppA translates to MKDFLKFTLATVVGIILSSIVIFFIGAIILFGVVASADTEVKVKPNSIMFLDLNGTLEERTKDNPLKQFFGEELSTYGLDDILSSIKKAKENNDIKGIYIQAKMLGASYASLQEIRNALVDFKKSGKFIVAYSDNYTQKLYYLSSVADKVLLNPKGVIEWQGLAAEPMFYKDLLEKVGVEMQIFRVGTYKSAVEPFIATEMSPANREQVTEYIGSIWNQILTDVSVSRKISKDSLNACADRMLMFYPSEQSVKCGLADKLIYKSDVRDYLKTLVKIDKDEDLSVLSLDDMVNVKRNVPKDKSGNAIAVYYAFGGIDESTDEGIISEKMIKDLRELRENKEIKAVVLRVNSPGGSAFGSEQIWNEVKALKKEKTVVVSMGDYAASGGYYISCAADCIVAEPTTLTGSIGIFGMFPNVKGLTDKVGLKFDVVKTNKFSDLGAIGRGLNNDEKSLIQMMINEGYDTFLTRCADGRKMSKQAIGKIAEGRVWTGEKAKKIGLVDELGGIDKAIEIAAKKAKIKDYTVLSYPEKEEFFESLFKEKPTHYIESRLIESNFGEFYKGFSMIKDVQKLDYVQARVPFDINIK, encoded by the coding sequence ATGAAAGACTTTCTCAAATTTACGCTTGCAACCGTAGTGGGAATCATCCTATCAAGCATTGTAATATTTTTTATTGGTGCCATAATCTTATTTGGAGTTGTGGCTTCAGCTGATACAGAAGTGAAAGTGAAACCAAACTCTATCATGTTTCTGGATCTTAATGGAACATTAGAGGAACGAACTAAAGACAATCCATTAAAACAATTCTTTGGAGAAGAATTATCTACTTACGGATTAGATGATATTCTCTCTTCTATAAAAAAGGCAAAGGAAAACAATGATATTAAAGGAATCTATATACAGGCAAAAATGTTGGGAGCTTCCTATGCTTCCTTACAAGAAATAAGAAATGCACTGGTTGATTTTAAAAAGAGTGGTAAATTCATTGTTGCCTACAGTGATAATTATACTCAAAAGCTATACTACCTTTCTAGTGTAGCAGATAAAGTTCTACTTAATCCGAAAGGAGTAATTGAATGGCAGGGTCTTGCTGCAGAACCAATGTTCTATAAAGACTTGCTGGAAAAAGTTGGAGTAGAAATGCAGATATTCAGAGTTGGAACATACAAATCGGCTGTAGAACCTTTTATTGCAACCGAGATGAGTCCGGCCAATCGTGAACAAGTTACAGAATACATAGGTTCTATCTGGAATCAGATATTAACTGATGTTTCTGTCTCTCGAAAAATTTCCAAAGATTCTCTTAATGCCTGTGCCGATCGCATGCTTATGTTCTATCCATCTGAGCAATCCGTAAAATGTGGCCTGGCAGATAAACTAATCTATAAAAGCGATGTTAGAGATTATTTGAAGACGTTGGTCAAAATAGACAAAGATGAAGATCTTTCAGTACTAAGTCTGGATGATATGGTCAACGTTAAACGTAACGTTCCAAAAGATAAGAGTGGCAATGCGATTGCAGTATATTACGCATTCGGAGGTATTGATGAGTCAACCGATGAAGGTATTATTTCAGAAAAAATGATTAAAGATTTGCGTGAACTACGTGAAAACAAAGAAATAAAAGCAGTTGTTCTTCGAGTAAACTCACCTGGGGGAAGCGCTTTTGGTTCTGAACAAATATGGAACGAAGTAAAAGCCCTAAAGAAAGAAAAGACTGTAGTAGTTTCCATGGGAGACTATGCAGCATCCGGTGGTTACTACATTTCTTGTGCCGCAGATTGTATAGTTGCCGAACCAACAACACTCACTGGTTCTATCGGGATATTTGGAATGTTTCCTAATGTAAAAGGATTAACTGACAAAGTTGGACTTAAATTTGATGTAGTTAAAACTAATAAATTCTCTGACTTGGGAGCAATTGGCCGTGGATTAAACAACGACGAAAAATCATTGATTCAAATGATGATTAACGAAGGATACGATACCTTCTTAACCAGATGTGCTGACGGTAGAAAAATGAGTAAGCAGGCTATCGGTAAAATTGCAGAAGGACGAGTATGGACCGGAGAAAAAGCTAAAAAAATAGGACTGGTAGACGAATTGGGTGGTATAGACAAAGCTATAGAAATTGCAGCTAAGAAAGCAAAAATAAAAGACTATACCGTTCTTTCATACCCTGAGAAAGAAGAATTCTTTGAGTCTCTTTTCAAAGAAAAACCAACTCATTATATAGAATCCAGATTGATAGAAAGTAATTTTGGTGAGTTCTACAAAGGATTCAGCATGATTAAGGATGTTCAGAAACTAGATTATGTACAAGCCAGAGTACCTTTTGATATAAATATCAAATAA